The DNA segment ttcaGATGTTAACTGAACCGTCAACAGCCATACAAATCCAATTTCACCATGCTTTAGAAAtaacaaattatataaaattatatatgaAAAAACCCATCTGCTAACATACTTTAAATATAGCCAAGAATACAGTTGGAAAGTAAGTGTTATTGCCTCGATTAATTTATATATTCTCATTCAAAATATCTATTTGTTgtagtttcatttattttgattctgTTTTGCATTGATGTTGTTATCAGCATTAATTAAGCTGAAACATCTGAAATGTGTCACATCATCATATCAACTGCAGTTGCTCTGGCTATGACACTGAGTTGTCAGAGATTTCACCCTAATACATTAttacagaacaaataaaaaacaggatcacactgtgaacttttttttattggtgcTCATCTCTATCAAACTCTTACGTATTTGGAGTGCAAACACATTTGTTCAATTGAGAGATAAGGAAAAAGTAATGATTATATGGGACTTGTGAAAGGCGTTGGACGTCCATTCAGCACATGTTTGTCATGTATTGGTAATAAAACTTTAGCTACAATAGGAAAGAGGGTGGGAGTAAAGAATTGAGCAATCTGAATATAAAAGGCTGCTGAGTGTCCCTTGACTGTTACCTTCTCTGGAAACAGAAAGCCCACTGGCAATCATGAGGTGGAGATGTGTTGGGTTGTGTTTCCTTGCACTGGCTCTTGTTATTGTTGATGATGTACAGGCCAGACTGGGTAAGACTTTTTTCAGGACTGTGTGAATGGATTATTATACTTGAATAATCTCATCTACAGcgtttaataattaaaactatTTTGTGCACTTTTGTATTTTCCTCAGTTCGCAACCATGTCAGCAGCATCTGCAGCACGTGGGGCCGGGAGCACTTCAAGACGTTCGACGGTGACGTGTTCCAGTTTCCTGCCATGTGTGAATACAATCTGGTCTCCGACTGCCACGAATCCTACCAGGAGTTCTCAGTGcacatgaggaggagggagaatgATGGAGACCCCACCGTCAGCTACGTGGTGGTCACCATCGGTGAACTGTCATTCCACCTCAGCAAGACGCTGGTCACTGTGAACAACGAGCCGTGAGTAAAGAATCCATGAAGCATCTGAAAGAAGctgcttcctttttttctgatgtttgtacatgacaattaaaaaaacacacactctctcttatCCCAGTGTCAAGCTGCCGTACCACAACGCAGGGGTCCAGGTGgaaaaaaatgctgtttaccTCAAACTCCAGTCCAAAGTGGGCATCACGGTCATGTGGAACGCTGACGATGCAATCCTGGTAAAAACTTGACCTTCTGCTCAAGATAGATTGTTGTGTCTTCAGAGCTCTGATGGTTTGATACATCAGATAAAAGTACACCCACACAGCTCAACTTGAGGTCTGCTGTATAAttcaaatatgttaaatatcGAGGAGTGCATTTTAACAATCAGACTCCTTTATCTAATTCAAGGGAGCCTATTATGTAGATTGGAACATGTTTTTCAAACCGACCTCCTAGGGTTACAGTTCTAAGAGAATAAATCAGCTTCCAAGTCAGGCTGTCcttcagttttcttcttctttcttcttctcattcaCACTCAGCTCGTATAAAATCACATAATACAGGTCACTTGATGAGGTCATTataatctgcatgtgttttgtttgtgtttcagtattCTAACAGAGTATCAAAGTTATTAAAATGGTGTAAAGCAACACTGCAACTATTTTACctttaaataacagaaattaTGATAGTGAGGATGATGCTGCTTTCATTCCCTCACCTCAGCCTGAACGTTTGTTTCActttatgtaactttggtgagcggGTACAAGAAGTGCCGAACTGCAGATCAGTTAAAAACCAGTGTTTATCAATGGTATTCAGTGAGGAAACCTTTTAAATATCAAGAATGAATCACCAtgtgcgctgctgctgctcagtatatagtgttgctttaaaagcTTGTTATAATGTCTTGCTGTGTTGCTCTGGTGTAGGTGGAACTGGATCAGGACTATGCTAATCGAACTTGTGGACTTTGTGGAGACTTCAACGGTGTTTCAGTCTACAATGAGTTCATTCACAATGGTATACATGCTGTTcactttatgtatttattcagttcaTCAGTCGTCCGCTGAACCTTTTTGTATGTGACAAAATATAATGTAACTATATGCAGGTCGCCAAATCAACTCAATTGAgtttggaaacaaacacaaaatccaTAATCCAAACGAAGATTGCGAGGACCCGTATGAAGAGGATAATGAATCACTGGACGCTGTGAATGTGGCCGATTCATGCACGACATTTGTGAGTTTTTATCCACAGCCTTTTAGCAGCAGTGATATTGATATTCAGCATTTTCAACAGAGCATCTCTGGTCCTATCATCTCTTCCCTTTCAGCAAACCACCTGTAACCAGATGTTGCGTTCAGAGTCCTGGAGCTCCTGCATCAAACTGATCGACCCTGAACCTTACATCCAGGCCTGCGTGCAGGACATGTGCGGCTgcaccaacaaaacaaatgacttctgtctctgcagcacaaTGTCTGAGTTCTCTCGACAGTGTTCCCATGCAGGAGGGCAGCCTCCCAGCTGGAGGACACCTCAGTTCTGTGGTAATGTTTGTTGtctcttctgtttttatatgttttttgcTGTTTGGTGTGGAGAGAGTATCAAAGTTCTGAAATCAGCTCAGGGAAAAGCAGCTCATTTAAATTGCTCTTTGAAAGAAGGTATTGTGTAACTCTCTGAAAATGATTAGAGGGGTAATCTGTATTGTCCCCGAGGGGCAATTTGGTTTGCAAACAGTAGTcacacaaccaacacacaacCCATCCATTTCTTAGAAGTTCTACATATACTGACTCTGGTCCCATGATACTGTTCATtgcatggactgtatataaagatgaacgacatgtTTCCGCTTCCTCCCGTTATACAGAAATAAggctaaaatataatatataaaatatataacagcTGTTGCCATCTTGCTCTTTTGACATCATGTGGGGCCGGCTTCAGGGCAGTGGTAATCGAGGTGTGAagctgtggtatcgaggtcctaTTGGTGCACACCCTCGACCAATagggagtcagtgtcagctgtaaatcatgacgtttcaccccattgACAACTTATCTGAAAACACtgacacttgaacaaacatcagtttgataCAAACAacctaaatgacagaaaccatttttgaggaattttatttgtatgtgtcgGGACTAACATGGGTGAGCCggggtttatgacttatactgcagccagccaccaggggacgatACTGATtatttggcctcactttttgTCTATGATATACACCTATGTAACATGtgattgatttaaataaaactttcaaTCAGTCAAATATTACACACAAATCAACTTTTGATAAACACAAATGAATCCAAGCGAGCCACCTCCTACCTCTGTTGATTTGAATTGTCCCTCATCCTCACAGCTAAACAGTGCCCCTTCAACATGGTGTATGAGGAGAGCGGTTCACCTTGTTTGGACACTTGCTCACACCAGGACACGAGTTCACTGTGTGAGGACCACAAAATGGACGGCTGCTTCTGTCCTCCTGGTCAGTGCTCTTCACATGTTTCCTGCAACACATTTTGAACAGTTCCACAGTTTTGCTTACTTATCGTTTGATTTAACCGTCTGCTTCAGGAACTGTGTTTGATGATATTTCCATCCGAGGGTGCATCATTCAATCTGCATGTCAGTGCAAACATAACAAGGTCTATAACTCCGGTGAGGTTTACCGACAGGACCGATCAGAGTGGTATGTTACAGATCTCATAGTGTAaacaaaatgaattattttgGGTGTGTGTTTCGTTGGTTTTGAATCACTTGTGTTATTTCAGTACATGTTTGGAGGGTAGATGGGCCTGTAAGAGCCTCCAAACACCTGCTACATGTGCAGTCGAGGAGGGCTCACATGTCACCACCTTTGATGGGAAAACCTTCACCTTCCATGGAGATTGCTATTACATCTTAGCCAAGGTGGACAGCAAGGTGACCGAGTTACTGCTTTGTACAATTAAAtggcagaaataataaaatcagctgatgtaaaataataactaattttaataatttgttgttCCGCTTTGTGTTTTAGGACGACACAAGTCCAAAGTTCACCATCCTGATCCAGCTGGTGCCTTGTGCAAACCAAGAGTTTGATACTTGTCTCAAAACCCTGAAAATCCTGCTgaacaatgacagaaacaatgtgAGTTAAACTCTGTCGGCTCAGAAGACTGTAGTCATTCATTAGTTCACACTGATATCTGCAACTCTGCAACACTGATTTAATCTGTTCTTATCCAGGTATTAACGTTCACCTCAGATGGAAAAGTGAAGCAGAATACACAGACCATCAGTTTGCCATACCAGGCTCTAGGTGGGTCAGACCATAATAAACTCTGAATACAAAATGTCattgtcttcttttttatttgtgacgCGAATTAACAGATGAACCATTTTCTATTCCTTTATTCACAGGCGACATCAACATCTTCCAGGCTTCGTCCTTTCACATTTTGCTCCAGACCAGTTTTGGGTTGCAGGTTCAGATCCAGCATGTGCCCGTCATGCAAGTCTATGTCAGTCTGGATCCGAGCTACAGAGGAAATACAAGAGGTAAGTTTTACATTCCTCCTAACGTGGAGCATTGTCATCATCAATACATTTGCCAGGATACAGTACATTTACAAtggattattatttattacacaCTACCATCTGATGAGTAGAGAGGATGACAGCAGTGATGTTAATTCATTAGGTATTTGGAACCTAATTTATGCTTTAGAGTTGCAAAGTGAATGAAATAAACCGACAGATTTAACTGAAAAAATGCCCAAAGCTGAAATAAAATCAGTCTGTGACAGCTCTGTCGTACACACgtaataataaaacactctTTTAGGGGCCTAAATGTGGTTTATTTGTAGTGTACAATAATTACATATGTTCATATTATTTCacataataatatgataatgatatttcacatttcaaatgtttcttaGTTAGTTAGTGTTTGacgtctaggctccgacttcaGCACTCCCCAGATAtgattatatacatataatggGAGTGATGAGTAAATCtttatattctgtatatattgATTGTTGTTGCAGTTTAAATAGACCCTCAAACTGGGTGGGTGcgtattatagatgattgtggagagacCGGTATATCACGCCATTGGAGAGGGGCTTGAGTTAGCTCACAAGCATTGCTCCATAAATGGTTCTGATCATTCTGATTTGACTAAAATATCTTGTGTCTTCAGGTTTATGTGGCAACTACAACATGGTCCTGTCTGACGATATGAAGACACCTCAGGGGATCGTGGAAGGAACAGCCGTCACTTTCAGTAACTCCTGGAAGGCCAACCTCATGTGTCGAGACAGAGATGAAAGACTTGACGACCCCTGTTCCCTCAGTGTAGAGAATGGTAAACAGTAGAGTTGGTCACATGTATGTTTTTGAGATGGATTTCCAGCttcagacaaatgtttttttagtcTGCGTGTAATGTATATTCAAGGCAACAAGAGAATTCAACACAGTTGTagaagttaaaagttaaaaagttgcTGTTTCTTCATTCTCAGAGCTGTACGCCAAACACTGGTGCGCCTTGCTGCTGGAACCAAACAGCCCCTTTGCACAGTGTCACTCAGCGGTGGATCCTGAGATGTACCACAAGGTACAGGAATAATCGTACCATTATTTCAATTATATTAGATTACACTTTGATGTGACTGTAGTTCTTTTTAAAACGTTTTTCCCTTCCGCAGCGATGCACTTATGCGAGCTGTAACTGTGAGAAGAGTGAGGCCTGCTTGTGCGCCGTCTTGTCCTCTTATGCGCGGGCTTGTGCAGCGAGGGGGGTGTTCTTAAAAGactggagagagaacgtgtgcGGTaaggatttctttctttttgctgAGGTGATGCAATCTGCAATTAACAGTATCCCTTTCCCAGTAAACATCCTCACATTGTGCCCAAAACAGATAAATACTCAAGGAGCTGCCCGGCATCTCAGACCTTCTCTAACAAACATCAGAGATGCCAGTTGACCTGCAGCTCGCTGGGCTCAAATCAGCAGAGCTGCTCCTCCGACTTCCTGCCTGTGGACGGCTGCTCCTGCTCTGAGGGTCTCTACCTGAATGAAAAAGGCACCTGCGTACCCATGGCAAAGTGTCCCTGCTACTACAACGAAGCGTACATCAAGCCAGGGAAGTCCATCAGCATCAAGGACGAACACTGGTGATataattatttccattttgttgCCATTTGCCTTTATTATCCTaggttttatttactgtatatgagATTTATCCAAAGTGAATAGTTTTGAAATACCCATGTGTTCCATCTGTTGTCTGTGGTGTCTTTTCCAGTGTTTGCAATAATGGGATACTTCACTGTCATTCTTGGAGAGCCCGCTTATCAAgtatgtctttttttgttttatgtatttcctttttttcccgaACATCCTCAACCCACATTTGTGTAAGGTGTAGACTAAACCagtttctccctctgtcacaGAATGCCCTTCTCCAAAAGAGTTTTTCAACTGCTCCTCTCCGGGCAAAGGAGAGCTTGGAGTCCAGTGTGCTCGAACCTGTTTGAATCTGGACAACAATGATTGTGTGagttgtttttgctgctgtattGAATCTGACCTAACACATTACTAGTGTCTATGGTCGTTTCCTGACAGTTATGGTGTTTCTTCCTTCCCAGGACTTCACAGAGTGTGAATCAGGTTGCCAGTGTCCCAGTGGCCTCGTTGATGATGGCAAAGGTtcctgtgtgagagagaacGAATGTCCATGTCAGCATGACGGGCATCTGTACGCCGCAGGAGCACAAATTCCTAACAAGTGTAACACCTGGTATGACCTTGCTTTTATTAGACGTATTAACACATTTGatgttatttgtctgtttatttcacTTGATTGCACTGtgttgtatttaaacatttcttataCATCTAGTACCTGCAAGAGTGGAAAGTGGGAATGCACAGAGAAAAAATGTCCAGGAACTTGTACTATCTACGGGAGTGGTCACTACTCTACATTTGATGAGCAAACATATGCCTTTCAAGGAGATTGTGCCTACATTGCTGTCAAGGTAAATAAAGAATTTATGTCATTTAAAGAATGACATAATGTGACGGAAATCCCTTATTCACTCGTTCACTTCTACCTTTGCAGTGGGAACTCGGTACTCTagtaatactaatactaatactaataattatttatacagcactttacGAAACAAAATACAAAGTGATACACAACAGAAAAGAATTGGTTGACATAGAAAAGCAGAaagtacataaataataatgatagagATAAAAGAACAATAGCAATCTGGCATTCTGAGTAAATGCAGGAATATGCCTTCctgaaaaaaagtaaatttttaGCCAGGAGTTAAAAGAAGACACCGTCTCAGACAACCTTAGGCGATTCATTGGGACCATGATGGCAAATCTTTACTCAGTAGTCAGCAATACATTTTTGCAGAAGGTGCTGTTAATACCTTACACTCTTCATTATTCATTCCATTGTGAATTTCTACATCATACTGGAGATATCCAAATAGTAAATGATGTGAACTGTAGATATAAATAGCAGGTGATTTTGGATTCTGTAATGTCAGCTCTTGTCCCAGAAATTCACCGATATGGCCTTTATACAATTGCATGTCATTGATAAACTTCAGCATCAGTTTTAAAAGTCAATATATAATGCTTAAGAAGATTTGAAATATGTTCACCAGcattgattttttaaatgactgcatgtcaaaaaaaagaaaagtacagATAACTACAGCATAAAGTACAGTACACTCTCCTGGGGATCCATTTGACTTTTACCCTACTTACCTTTACGTTGTTCTTTAACAGTTTTGATGTATTGTAGACAAGTATAAAGGTCAAGTGACAGTGTGATTTGTTCAGTGGTGTCTCTGAATGAAGCAAAAAAATGTGCAAtgaatctctctcttttcagaaCAAATGTGGCAATAAAACAGTAGAGTACAACTTTGGAATTATCACAGAAAATGTACCGTGTGGATCTACAGGCACCACCTGCTCCAAAACTATCAGGATCCAACTTGGGGTAAGATCCCAAAACAAcacctgttgtgttttctggccTTGACCTTtcagatttaaaacattttgacaaaTCAAATTGCAGTTTTTTGTGTGACAGTAAAAGCAACAGAAATCTTTTTAACCTTACAGCGAACGGAAATCAAACTAGCAAAGGGTAAATACGAAAGGATGGACGAGGGACCAGGCCCTGATATTCCGATAAAAATAAGACAGGTCGGCTTATACTTGGTGGTAGAATCTTCCATTGGTGTGGCAGTGATGTGGGATCGCAAAACAACTGTTCGCATCCTCCTGGAACCCCAGCACAGCGTGAGTCACATTAGTTGTTATGGTGATGATGACTGAAATCTCTCATGTTAACAGTTGCTGGAGTTTTAATATGGTGTAACCTTTTTTCCTCATCTGTAGTGAAGCTATGTTTGTAGATCAACACCACTATGGGAAAATAATGATATTGCTATGCACTACCATTGATCTAAATGTAGTCGAGGCATAATATTCACAATTCATGATACTATATAGTATTataatatcaaaatatatttaggCAAGGCAAAGGTTTGTTCCTTATAATGCTCAAGAGTGTGAAGAATATTCATATGTAATATTGTCGCAAtgtaaaagaagtcactgactcCTTTTGTTTGTGCAGGGAAAGGTATGTGGCCTGTGCGGAGATTTTGACGGTGATGTCCAGAATGACTTCACCACCCAGGGTCAGCTGGAGGTGAGCACTCCCACAGAATTTGCAAACAGCTGGAAAGTGCACAGCAGCTGCCCAGATGCGGAAACAAGTGTCGACCCTTGCAAAGCGACACCCAATCGACATCACTGGGCAAAATCGATGTGCAGCATTATAACCGGGCCAACGTTCAGAGGCTGCCACAATAAGGTGATAAGAGTTGTTTCTAATTTAACATCACGTAAAGTTCTGTTGTTGGAAATATTATATACATCAATTTTTTATTACTGAGCAGGTAAACCCCCTTCCATTTTATGAAAACTGCGTGAAAGACTCATGTGCCTGTGACACTGGAGGagactgtgagtgtttctgCACAGCGGTCGCAGCTTATGCTCAAGCTTGTAATGAAGCTGAAGTCTGTATTGCATGGAGAACTCCAGACATCTGTCGTAAGTAAACAACAATTGTACCCTTTGGTcattcaaattatgttttttcaaacttttctgGCCCATTAAtctctttttaaattacaaagCTCTTATGGCCCCAGCATttagatatatagatatttgTCTTTTAGTTCAAACTAAACCTGTTCAGGTTTGAGTTCTTGTTAACCTCATGATACTTAATGTAGTTTTTTGGGATCAACAAATCCTTTACACCAAATACATTACGTATcttgtctcttttcttcctaGCTGTCTTTTGTGACTATTACAACAACCCAGATGACTGCAAGTGGCATTACAACCCTTGTCACAAACCTTGTTACAAGACCTGTCTGAATCCAGAAGGAAATTGTACCAACCCTATACCCAATCTTGAAGGTAAGACATTTTCTCACAGTGAATGTACCTATGATTAATGTGGCTTTGGCTTCAGTCTTCATTGTAAAAGCAACTTAAATACAAAGATTTTGCATTCATAATATTATGATACTTTATGTTGTGAATTTGACAGGCTGTTACCCCGTATGCCCAGAAGATAAGCCCATATTTGATGAGGACAACCAGATTTGTGTGGCGGTATGTCCAGGTTGCTTTTACAATGGGAAGCAATATGAAGAAAATGAAGTTATTTATAATGTGACCGACACTGTGGGAATGTGCTACTATGCAATCTGCATCAATGCAACAGTGATATTTGGAAATGAAACCTGCCCCCCTTCAACTGCCCCACCCCCATCAACACCAATTTCCACCACTACACCTACTATTACAACAACTGAACCCCCCACTACAACTAAAACTTCAACCCCAAGCTCTACAGCCCCACCAACTGGACCTCCAACTCCTGGGTCAActacaaccacagagtctacaacccTTCCAACCAAACCTCCTACTACAACTGTggggccaaccacaaccacagagtctacaaccacatcaacaacaaaaccacctacgacaactgcagggccaaccacaaccacagagtctacaaccacaacaacaacaaaaccacctacgacaactgcagggccaaccacaaccacagagtctaaAACCGCAACAACCAAACCTCCTACTACAACTGTggggccaaccacaaccacatcTGCCACAACCCCATCTGCCACAACCCCATGTATTGAAACGTGTAAGTGGACAGAATGGTTTGATGTGCATGACCCAATGACGGACAAAAATGATTGGGAAACATATGAGAATATTACAAATAGCGGTAAAGAAATTTGCAAAACACCAGAAGAAATTGAATGTAGATCAGCTGTTTATCCTGACATGAACTTCGATGACTTTCTGACTCACACTGGCCAAGTTGTCACTTGTGATTTGGGAATTGGTTTAATATGTAAAAAAGAGGACCAGTTTAGACCAAAAAAGTGTTTCAACTATGAGATCAGAGTatgttgtaaatgtgaaaacacaactccTTCAACTACACCAACTATAATTTCAACCACAAAGTCTACAACCCCCGCAACcaaaccacctacgacaactgcagggccatCTACAACCACaaagtctacaaccacaacaaccaaaCCTCCTACTACAACTtcagggccaaccacaaccacagagtctacaaccacaacaacaacaaaaccaccaacgacaactgcagggccaaccacaaccacagagtctacaaccacaacaacagctaaaccaccaacgacaactgcagggccaaccacaaccacaaagtctacaaccacaacaacagctaaaccacctaCTACAACTtcagggccaaccacaaccacagagtctacaaccacaacaacaacaaaaccaccaacgacaactgcagggccaaccacaaccacagagtctacaacaacaacaaccaaaccACCTACTACAACTGCAGGGTTGACCACAACTGCAGGGTtgaccacaaccacagagtctacaaccacaacaaccaaaccacctacgacaactgcagggccaaccacaaccacagattctacaaccacaacaacaacaaaaccacctacgacaactgcagggccaaccacaaccacaaagtctacaaccacaacaaccacaccACCTACTACAACTGCAGGGTtgaccacaaccacagagtctacaatcacaacaacaacaaaaccacctactacaactgcagggccaaccacaaccacaaaatctacaaccacaacaaccaaaccacctacgacaactgcagggccaaccacaaccacagagtctacaaccacaacaacaacaaaaccacctacgacaactgcagggccaaccacaaccacagagtctacaaccacaacaacaacaaaaccacctacgacaactgcagggccaaccacaaccacagagtctacaaccacaacaacaacaaagccacctacgacaactgcagggccaaccacaaccacaaagtctacaaccacaacaaccaaaCCACCTACTACAACTGCAGGGTtgaccacaaccacagagtctacaaccacaacaacaacaaaaccacctactacaactgcagggccaaccacaaccacaaagtctacaaccacaaaaaccaaaccacctacgacaactgcagggccaaccacaaccacagagtctacaaccacaacaacaaaaccacctactacaactgcagggccaaccacaaccacagagtctacaaccacaacaacaacaaaaccacctacgacaactgcagggccaaccacaaccacagagtctacaaccacaacaacaacaaaaccacctacgacaactgcagggccaaccacaaccacagagtctacaaccacaacaacaacaaaaccacctactacaactgcagggccaaccacaaccacaaagtctacaactacaacaacaaaaccacctacgacaactgcagggccaaccacaaccacagagtctacaaccacaacaacagctaaaccacctccgacaactgcagggccaaccacaaccacagagtttacaaccacaacaacagctaaaccacctacgacaactgcagggccaaccacaaccacagagtctacaacaacaacaacaacaacaaaaccacctacgacaactgcagggccaaccacaactacagagtctacaaccacaacaacaacaaaaccacctacgacaactgtggggccaaccacaaccacatcTGCCACAACCCCATGTATTGAAACGTGTAAGTGGACAGAATGGTTTGATGTGCATGACCCAATAACGGACAAAAGTGACTGGGAAACATATGAGAATATTACAAATAGCGGTAAAGAAATTTGCAAAACACCAGAAGAAATTGAATGTAGATCAGCTCTTTATCCTGACATGAACTTCGATGACTATCTGAGTGACAGTGGCCAAGTTGTCACTTGTGATTTGGGAATTGGTTTAATATGTAAAAAAGAGGACCAGCATAGACCAAAAAAGTGTTTCAACTATGAGATCAGAGTATGTtgtaaaacatgtgaaaacacaac comes from the Hippoglossus hippoglossus isolate fHipHip1 chromosome 6, fHipHip1.pri, whole genome shotgun sequence genome and includes:
- the LOC117763212 gene encoding mucin-2-like, whose translation is MGNTQVQPPERAFCDLDPYQGLPLVQLTVMPSFFLVVLVLGLPLNLLSLWIFFHRLRRWTRSTVFLFNLTLADTSWLLALPLLVHYHVDRLRWRLGLPLCVAVRMLYHNYFYLSIFFVTCVSVDRYLAIVHPLRSLVLLGRRKTCLLCVAVWAATLLLSVPVASMTLIQTHRGELTVFPGLLHPLLPLPAAPHLLLRPEKRPGAAAEAQPNRPAQQAAAAAAARPERGAGPLRPLLPALPPEPQRRRRDEGGLPRQPSLLVGLGPGLHPGDVLLQPHHLHQPAVQLCVGLCFLALALVIVDDVQARLVRNHVSSICSTWGREHFKTFDGDVFQFPAMCEYNLVSDCHESYQEFSVHMRRRENDGDPTVSYVVVTIGELSFHLSKTLVTVNNEPVKLPYHNAGVQVEKNAVYLKLQSKVGITVMWNADDAILVELDQDYANRTCGLCGDFNGVSVYNEFIHNGRQINSIEFGNKHKIHNPNEDCEDPYEEDNESLDAVNVADSCTTFQTTCNQMLRSESWSSCIKLIDPEPYIQACVQDMCGCTNKTNDFCLCSTMSEFSRQCSHAGGQPPSWRTPQFCAKQCPFNMVYEESGSPCLDTCSHQDTSSLCEDHKMDGCFCPPGTVFDDISIRGCIIQSACQCKHNKVYNSGEVYRQDRSECTCLEGRWACKSLQTPATCAVEEGSHVTTFDGKTFTFHGDCYYILAKVDSKDDTSPKFTILIQLVPCANQEFDTCLKTLKILLNNDRNNVLTFTSDGKVKQNTQTISLPYQALGDINIFQASSFHILLQTSFGLQVQIQHVPVMQVYVSLDPSYRGNTRGLCGNYNMVLSDDMKTPQGIVEGTAVTFSNSWKANLMCRDRDERLDDPCSLSVENELYAKHWCALLLEPNSPFAQCHSAVDPEMYHKRCTYASCNCEKSEACLCAVLSSYARACAARGVFLKDWRENVCDKYSRSCPASQTFSNKHQRCQLTCSSLGSNQQSCSSDFLPVDGCSCSEGLYLNEKGTCVPMAKCPCYYNEAYIKPGKSISIKDEHCVCNNGILHCHSWRARLSKCPSPKEFFNCSSPGKGELGVQCARTCLNLDNNDCDFTECESGCQCPSGLVDDGKGSCVRENECPCQHDGHLYAAGAQIPNKCNTCTCKSGKWECTEKKCPGTCTIYGSGHYSTFDEQTYAFQGDCAYIAVKNKCGNKTVEYNFGIITENVPCGSTGTTCSKTIRIQLGRTEIKLAKGKYERMDEGPGPDIPIKIRQVGLYLVVESSIGVAVMWDRKTTVRILLEPQHSGKVCGLCGDFDGDVQNDFTTQGQLEVSTPTEFANSWKVHSSCPDAETSVDPCKATPNRHHWAKSMCSIITGPTFRGCHNKVNPLPFYENCVKDSCACDTGGDCECFCTAVAAYAQACNEAEVCIAWRTPDICPVFCDYYNNPDDCKWHYNPCHKPCYKTCLNPEGNCTNPIPNLEGCYPVCPEDKPIFDEDNQICVALYSPTNWTSNSWVNYNHRVYNPSNQTSYYNFYNPRNQTTYDNCRAIYNHKVYNHNNQTSYYNFRANHNHRQNETFFICNCTMAKCIENDTIVIVPYECPPIEPITCTNGGKPVLVYDEYYCCQHYACDCVCEGWGDPHYITFDGLFYSYQGNCTYILMQEISPKHNLKIYIDNVFCDPTEDVSCPRSLIISYNSQMVKLINHNLMGAAQLEALKNGIRLKLPYSQDGVKILNSGINMILEIPRLRVIITFGITGFSITLPFQNFGQNTQGHCGTCDNNQANDCMLPGGQLIESCAVMADFWLAKDISPPSCELPSVLPTKVPPPPTDLIPCKPDSMCDLLRSSIFAECHPVVSIENFYRGCVFDSCHVSNPVVECTSLQTYAAACAQAGVCLNWRNHTTLCASGCPSNTVYKPCGPVEQPTCEDNPEEVMMNYTTEGCFCPDGMKLFNKDSGVCVDKCGCLDPEGIPREFDEQFEYKCQNCICKESTKTVTCKPKVCPEPPAESCSGPGFILVNKTNPSDSCCYSFVCQCQSSTCPVISMKCAVGHMPVVSVPEGKCCLEHTCEPKRVCVHRGAEYQPGSKVPVQICQDCTCSNKVDSHSGLFQITCELQQCQETCDKGYEYMETDPEVCCGKCVQTHCEFSLNGTKQLLMPGKTWSPPENMCEHYTCIKSGETLLTTSSHIVCPPFQQSNCQPDTIQTAANGCCKICMEKERACKLVPMKIVILQNGCQSSERIAMPYCEGSCNTFTKYSEAAAALQQSCSCCKETQASRRTVDLHCLNGDVVPYTYTHVDECGCGHTDCTTPPGKSARRRRSFTLV